One Streptomyces sp. CNQ-509 DNA window includes the following coding sequences:
- a CDS encoding NAD(P)-dependent oxidoreductase produces MSAESAVTVLGLGPMGRALAGAFVAAGVRTTVWNRTQGRDTELVGRGALPAASAAEAVAASDLTVVCVVDYDASDAVLRREDVAAALKGRTVANLSADTPTRARDAAAWAADQGIRYLDGAIMTPTSTIGTPHGVFIYSGPKDLYGEHQPVLAALGGAHTHLGEDFGRAAAYDVALLDIFWTTMAGCAHALAVARAEGVGPAELAPFAKGIGAILPEAIEGMAAGVAAEDYSGETNPITSSASSMKHIIATSESHGIDAGVMRAAAGQAQRVIGLGYGTDGFVRLTELVAGRLNRAAG; encoded by the coding sequence ATGTCCGCAGAGTCTGCCGTCACGGTCCTCGGGCTGGGCCCGATGGGACGGGCACTGGCCGGCGCGTTCGTCGCCGCCGGGGTACGCACGACGGTCTGGAACCGGACGCAGGGCCGGGACACCGAACTGGTCGGGCGGGGCGCGCTGCCCGCGGCGTCGGCCGCGGAGGCGGTGGCGGCGAGCGACCTGACCGTGGTGTGCGTCGTGGACTACGACGCCTCCGACGCGGTGCTCCGGCGCGAGGACGTCGCCGCGGCGCTGAAGGGGCGTACGGTCGCGAACCTCAGCGCCGACACCCCCACGCGGGCCCGCGACGCGGCGGCCTGGGCCGCGGACCAGGGGATCCGCTATCTCGACGGGGCGATCATGACGCCGACGTCCACCATCGGCACACCGCACGGGGTGTTCATCTACAGCGGCCCGAAGGACCTCTACGGCGAGCACCAGCCGGTGCTCGCCGCGCTGGGCGGCGCCCACACGCACCTCGGCGAGGACTTCGGCCGGGCCGCGGCGTACGACGTGGCGCTGCTGGACATCTTCTGGACCACGATGGCGGGCTGCGCGCACGCGCTGGCCGTCGCGCGGGCGGAGGGGGTCGGCCCGGCCGAGCTGGCGCCGTTCGCGAAGGGCATCGGCGCGATCCTGCCGGAGGCCATCGAGGGGATGGCCGCGGGAGTGGCGGCGGAGGACTACTCCGGGGAGACCAACCCGATCACGTCGTCCGCGTCGTCGATGAAGCACATCATCGCGACCTCCGAGAGCCACGGCATCGACGCCGGGGTGATGCGGGCGGCGGCGGGGCAGGCGCAGCGGGTCATCGGGCTCGGGTACGGGACGGACGGGTTCGTCCGCCTCACGGAGCTGGTCGCGGGCCGGCTGAACCGGGCGGCGGGCTGA
- a CDS encoding MarR family winged helix-turn-helix transcriptional regulator — protein MRNTGEDGDDAELRWLDEQEKAAWTGLISLVLLLPGKLEPPLRQEHGLTLFEYLVLSHLSEAPRRKLRMGELAFLASGPLSRLSNVVKRCEQRGWIVRSPDPADGRYTLAELTDAGFGIVQQAAPTHLRSVRRVVLDSLNAADQKALTRIAEKLRIVPDGLG, from the coding sequence ATGAGGAACACGGGCGAGGACGGGGACGACGCGGAGCTGCGATGGCTCGACGAGCAGGAGAAGGCGGCGTGGACGGGGCTGATCTCGCTCGTGCTGCTGCTGCCCGGCAAGCTGGAGCCGCCGCTGCGGCAGGAACACGGCCTGACCCTGTTCGAGTACCTCGTGCTCAGCCATCTCTCCGAGGCCCCGCGGCGCAAGCTGCGGATGGGAGAGCTGGCCTTCCTCGCCAGCGGGCCGCTCTCCCGCCTGTCCAACGTCGTCAAACGCTGTGAGCAGCGCGGCTGGATCGTACGATCACCCGACCCGGCCGACGGCCGCTACACCCTCGCGGAACTCACCGACGCCGGTTTCGGCATCGTGCAGCAGGCGGCGCCCACGCACCTGCGCTCCGTACGCCGCGTCGTCCTCGACTCGCTCAACGCGGCCGACCAGAAGGCCCTCACCCGCATCGCGGAGAAACTCCGCATCGTCCCCGACGGCTTGGGCTGA
- the sigJ gene encoding RNA polymerase sigma factor SigJ, with product MEATRALSDADWRAHRPAVFGAAYRILGSVAEAEDVTQDVWLRAAEADLAQVRDLRAWLVTVAARTSYNVLQSARVRREAYVGPWLPEPLPTGPDAAAQVLVDESVGTAMLVLMERLTPAERVAFVLHDVFGFPFARVADVLGATPAAARKLASRARARVRADGRRPDASRAETERVLRAFKAAAEAGDMAGLVALLHPDAVYVGDGGGKATAARRPVRGAETIALLAVRSVRIARPDAVRLVEVNGQPALATYRDGRPVWLDTVEVADGRLTAIRRLANPDKLGPVAALGHI from the coding sequence GTGGAGGCCACCCGGGCGTTGAGCGACGCGGACTGGCGGGCGCACCGGCCCGCCGTGTTCGGCGCCGCCTACCGGATTCTCGGGTCCGTCGCCGAGGCCGAGGACGTGACGCAGGACGTGTGGCTGCGCGCCGCCGAGGCGGATCTGGCCCAGGTGCGCGACCTGCGCGCCTGGCTGGTCACCGTCGCCGCGCGGACCTCGTACAACGTGCTGCAGTCCGCCCGCGTCCGGCGCGAGGCGTACGTCGGGCCCTGGCTGCCCGAGCCGCTGCCGACCGGGCCCGACGCCGCCGCGCAGGTGCTCGTGGACGAGTCCGTCGGCACCGCGATGCTCGTGCTGATGGAGCGGCTGACGCCCGCCGAGCGGGTCGCGTTCGTGCTGCACGACGTCTTCGGCTTCCCCTTCGCCCGCGTCGCCGACGTGCTGGGCGCCACCCCCGCCGCCGCCCGCAAGCTCGCCTCCCGGGCGCGCGCCCGGGTGCGGGCCGACGGGCGGCGGCCGGACGCCTCCCGGGCCGAGACCGAGCGCGTCCTGCGGGCGTTCAAGGCCGCCGCCGAGGCCGGTGACATGGCCGGGCTCGTCGCGCTGCTGCACCCCGACGCCGTGTACGTCGGCGACGGCGGCGGCAAGGCGACCGCCGCGCGCCGGCCGGTGCGCGGCGCGGAGACGATCGCGCTGCTCGCGGTCCGTTCGGTGCGGATCGCGCGCCCCGACGCCGTCCGCCTCGTCGAGGTCAACGGGCAGCCCGCACTCGCCACGTACCGCGACGGCCGGCCCGTCTGGCTCGACACCGTGGAGGTCGCCGACGGCCGTCTCACCGCGATCCGCCGGCTCGCCAACCCCGACAAGCTCGGCCCCGTCGCCGCCCTCGGTCACATCTGA
- a CDS encoding NAD(P)/FAD-dependent oxidoreductase has translation MNHVVIIGGGFAGVWSAAGAALARGDADLRITLIAPGDRLVLRPRLYEPEPDRATVALDRILGPIGVAHVRATVSTIDTERRVVVADGTEIGYDRLVLASGSRLVPPAGLPGAERLFDIDTLAGARRLTGHLRGRDGYAAVVVGAGFVGLEAATELAARGRVLLVDTAETVGEPLGPGPRAAIEAALDELGVERRLGTSVTEVGDGYAVLSGGERVDADAVVWSTGLRAQELTRQLVADPGELDHLGRVPVDEWLRALPEVFAAGDTAAAPYDAEHTVMQACQHATPLGKVAGYNAAADLLGVPPRPFTPAPYVTCLYLGGAGGVFTRGWDRAVMATGADGAFVKEQINGYIHPPVDDAGEILAAADRVCIDLPFFPREDEPEAPAAVRSAR, from the coding sequence ATGAACCATGTCGTGATCATCGGCGGGGGCTTCGCCGGCGTGTGGAGCGCGGCGGGCGCCGCGCTCGCCCGCGGGGACGCGGATCTGCGCATCACGCTCATCGCGCCCGGTGACCGCCTGGTGCTGCGCCCGCGGCTGTACGAACCGGAGCCCGACCGCGCGACGGTGGCGCTGGACCGGATCCTGGGCCCGATCGGCGTCGCGCACGTACGCGCGACGGTCAGCACCATCGACACCGAACGCCGCGTCGTCGTGGCGGACGGCACGGAGATCGGCTACGACCGGCTGGTGCTGGCGTCCGGCAGCCGGCTGGTGCCGCCCGCGGGGCTGCCCGGCGCCGAGCGGCTCTTCGACATCGACACCCTCGCCGGCGCCCGCCGCCTCACCGGCCACCTGCGCGGCCGCGACGGCTACGCGGCCGTGGTCGTCGGCGCCGGGTTCGTCGGCCTGGAGGCGGCGACGGAACTGGCGGCGCGCGGCCGGGTGCTCCTCGTGGACACCGCGGAGACGGTCGGCGAGCCCCTGGGCCCCGGGCCGCGCGCGGCGATCGAGGCGGCTCTGGACGAACTGGGCGTCGAGCGGCGGCTCGGCACCTCGGTGACGGAGGTCGGCGACGGCTACGCGGTGCTCTCCGGCGGCGAACGGGTCGACGCGGACGCCGTGGTGTGGTCGACCGGGCTCCGTGCCCAGGAGCTGACCCGGCAGCTCGTGGCCGACCCCGGCGAACTCGACCACCTCGGCCGGGTGCCGGTCGACGAGTGGCTGCGGGCGCTGCCCGAGGTGTTCGCGGCCGGGGACACGGCGGCGGCGCCGTACGACGCGGAGCACACCGTGATGCAGGCGTGCCAGCACGCGACGCCGCTGGGCAAGGTCGCCGGGTACAACGCGGCGGCGGACCTGCTGGGTGTACCGCCGCGGCCGTTCACCCCCGCCCCGTACGTCACCTGCCTCTATCTGGGCGGCGCCGGCGGGGTGTTCACCCGGGGCTGGGACCGCGCGGTCATGGCGACCGGCGCGGACGGCGCGTTCGTCAAGGAGCAGATCAACGGGTACATCCACCCGCCGGTCGACGACGCCGGGGAGATCCTGGCGGCGGCCGACCGCGTCTGCATCGACCTGCCGTTCTTCCCGCGGGAGGACGAGCCGGAGGCACCCGCGGCGGTCAGGTCAGCGAGGTGA
- a CDS encoding SRPBCC family protein, with protein sequence MTVGDNATEAPREAPRPTGVLRRTAEGHDLVLSRTFRAPAADVWSWLTEPERTVRWFGQWEGDAAPGRTVRVRMAYEDGAPWSDLRIDACEAPHRLAVSMVDEAGDWRMEALLAEAGGGTRLELIHHLASVEGVGEVGPGWEYYLDLLVAARDGAADTAAPSFDDYYPAQRDYFTSLT encoded by the coding sequence GTGACCGTCGGCGACAACGCAACCGAAGCCCCCCGCGAAGCCCCCCGCCCCACCGGCGTACTCAGGCGCACCGCGGAGGGGCACGACCTCGTGCTCAGCCGCACGTTCCGCGCCCCCGCCGCCGACGTCTGGTCCTGGCTCACCGAGCCGGAGCGCACCGTCCGCTGGTTCGGCCAGTGGGAGGGCGACGCCGCGCCCGGCCGTACGGTCCGGGTGCGGATGGCGTACGAGGACGGTGCGCCCTGGTCCGACCTGCGCATCGACGCCTGCGAGGCGCCGCACCGCCTGGCCGTGTCCATGGTCGACGAGGCGGGCGACTGGCGCATGGAGGCGCTGCTCGCGGAGGCCGGCGGCGGGACGCGGCTGGAGCTGATCCACCACCTCGCGTCCGTCGAGGGCGTCGGCGAGGTCGGCCCCGGCTGGGAGTACTACCTGGACCTGCTCGTCGCCGCGCGCGACGGCGCCGCGGACACCGCGGCGCCGTCGTTCGACGACTACTACCCGGCGCAGCGGGACTACTTCACCTCGCTGACCTGA
- a CDS encoding MFS transporter translates to MTTSRAPAPGQEQGRRRRRLGLAVLALPALLASLELTVTNLALPAIGRDLGAGSTQLLWTVDIYAFLLAGSLITMGVLGDRVGRRRLLLYGAAGYGAASLLAAYAVNAEMLIAARALMGVAGATLMPSTLALAAALFPGPRERTTAIGVIVASVSGGTAIGPLVGGWLLERFWWGSAFLLGVPVMAVLLVLLPVLLPESRGPAGRRVDVLSSLLSLAAVLPVVYGLKQIAAEGAGALPVAAVAAGVLVAVAFVRRQRALADPFVDLRLFADRTLATAAATLAAGIFVLWGSNYALAQYLQLVEGLSPLDAGLWTAPSALGVIAGSTLAPRLARRYEPARIIAAGLALSAAGYGVLTQAGGAHALPVLVTGAVIVSAGLGPMMALATDMVVGAAPPERQGAAAAISSTAPQLGGALGIALLGSVITAVYRGRTDGAVPEGVPADAAGAFEDDLSATVTAAERLPGPAGDALLGAARGAFETGFQVAAGVCAALTVATAVLVARAGVRGKRRVSP, encoded by the coding sequence ATGACCACTTCCCGCGCCCCGGCACCGGGGCAGGAGCAGGGCCGGCGGCGGCGCCGGCTCGGGCTCGCCGTGCTCGCGCTGCCCGCACTGCTCGCCTCCCTCGAACTGACCGTCACCAACCTCGCGCTGCCCGCCATCGGCCGCGACCTCGGCGCCGGCAGCACCCAACTGCTGTGGACCGTCGACATCTACGCCTTCCTCCTCGCCGGCTCCCTCATCACCATGGGCGTGCTCGGCGATCGCGTCGGCCGCCGCCGGCTGCTGCTCTACGGGGCCGCCGGCTACGGCGCCGCCTCGCTGCTCGCCGCGTACGCCGTGAACGCGGAGATGCTCATCGCCGCCCGCGCCCTCATGGGCGTCGCGGGCGCCACCCTCATGCCGTCGACGCTGGCGCTGGCGGCGGCGCTCTTCCCCGGGCCGCGGGAGCGGACGACGGCCATCGGCGTCATCGTGGCCAGCGTCTCGGGCGGCACGGCGATCGGGCCGCTGGTGGGCGGCTGGCTGCTGGAGCGGTTCTGGTGGGGTTCCGCGTTCCTCCTCGGCGTGCCCGTCATGGCGGTGCTGCTGGTGCTGCTGCCCGTGCTGCTGCCGGAGTCGCGCGGCCCGGCGGGGCGGCGGGTGGACGTGCTCAGCTCGCTGCTGTCGCTGGCCGCGGTGCTGCCGGTGGTGTACGGGCTGAAGCAGATCGCCGCCGAGGGCGCGGGCGCCCTGCCGGTCGCGGCGGTGGCGGCGGGGGTGCTGGTGGCGGTGGCGTTCGTACGCCGCCAGCGGGCGCTCGCCGACCCGTTCGTGGATCTGCGCCTCTTCGCGGACCGTACGCTCGCCACCGCCGCGGCGACCCTGGCCGCCGGGATCTTCGTGCTCTGGGGCTCCAACTACGCGCTCGCGCAGTACCTCCAGCTCGTGGAGGGTCTTTCGCCGCTGGACGCGGGGCTGTGGACGGCGCCGTCCGCGCTCGGCGTGATCGCCGGCTCCACGCTGGCGCCGAGGCTGGCCCGCCGGTACGAGCCCGCGCGGATCATCGCCGCCGGGCTGGCGCTCTCCGCCGCCGGATACGGGGTGCTGACGCAGGCCGGCGGCGCGCACGCGCTGCCGGTGCTGGTCACCGGCGCGGTGATCGTGTCGGCGGGACTCGGGCCGATGATGGCGCTGGCCACCGACATGGTCGTCGGCGCGGCCCCGCCGGAGCGGCAGGGCGCGGCGGCGGCGATCTCGTCCACGGCACCGCAGTTGGGCGGCGCGCTGGGCATCGCGCTGCTGGGCAGCGTGATCACGGCGGTGTACCGGGGGCGTACGGACGGGGCGGTCCCCGAGGGCGTACCGGCGGACGCGGCCGGGGCGTTCGAGGACGACCTGAGCGCGACGGTCACCGCGGCGGAGCGGCTGCCGGGGCCGGCGGGCGACGCACTGCTGGGCGCGGCGCGGGGGGCGTTCGAGACGGGGTTCCAGGTGGCGGCGGGCGTGTGCGCGGCGCTGACGGTGGCGACGGCGGTGCTGGTGGCGCGGGCCGGCGTGCGGGGGAAACGACGCGTAAGTCCGTAA